One window of the Cryptomeria japonica chromosome 7, Sugi_1.0, whole genome shotgun sequence genome contains the following:
- the LOC131057169 gene encoding uncharacterized protein LOC131057169, which yields MESNMDQTTESKTSIKAVLFDLDDTLVLTHTADKAAHQAVMELLSRREHPFLDQQAIIDAFVKGFINQPWDPNHQIDVTEWRAQIWCRALEAQAIRDIELAREIQHCFDTTRMASFQWAPEVEQIVQRIKLKGIKVGIITNGHPKVQRAKLSACRADEIFNTILVGGEEVHQKPHKSIFLKACELVGTRPEESVMVGDSLKTDIQGGINAGYLSTVWINNHGIDYSPHELVKPTYIIRNFSELPQVLSLY from the exons ATGGAGTCTAATATGGATCAGACTACCGAATCTAAAACATCCATTAAGGCCGTGCTGTTTGACCTAGATGATACATTAGTGCTGACTCACACCGCTGACAAGGCTGCCCACCAGGCAGTCATGGAGTTACTGAGCCGCCGCGAACATCCCTTCCTTGATCAGCAAGCCATTATCGATGCATTCGTTAAGGGCTTTATTAATCAGCCTTGGGATCCCAATCACCAG ATTGATGTGACTGAATGGAGGGCTCAGATCTGGTGTAGGGCTCTTGAAGCTCAGGCTATCCGTGACATTGAGCTTGCAAGG GAGATACAGCACTGCTTTGACACTACCAGAATGGCTTCATTCCAATGGGCCCCAGAAGTAGAACAG ATTGTCCAAAGAATAAAACTCAAGGGAATTAAAGTGGGTATCATAACCAATGGGCATCCAAAG GTTCAGCGAGCAAAACTTTCAGCATGCCGCGCAGATGAGATTTTCAACACAATTCTTGTTGGTGGAG AGGAGGTTCATCAGAAACCTCATAAAAGCATCTTTCTGAAAGCCTGTGAGCTTGTGGGAACCAGACCAGAGGAGTCCGTTATGGTTGGAGATAGCCTGAAAACGGACATTCAG GGTGGTATAAATGCTGGTTATCTGTCAACTGTGTGGATCAATAATCATGGTATAGATTACTCCCCACATGAACTTGTGAAACCTACTTATATCATCAGGAACTTTTCTGAACTTCCTCAGGTTTTATCCCTTTATTGA